Sequence from the Helianthus annuus cultivar XRQ/B chromosome 13, HanXRQr2.0-SUNRISE, whole genome shotgun sequence genome:
CAAAATCCCAcaacaaaaaaaattaagtttTGGTTCCATCAGGGCCCAAAACCAACCCATGCGGACCCTAATGAAATAATGTAATTTTTGTCATCGTATCTAATTTgctaattatttattaaaaaaaagttgaaaatATGTGCTTCGGGCCGATTCAGTCTAGCTTGTCAATGTAACACAAttactatgcagttaatatcggtgatatatcgatCATATCGGTCCCTTGgtaaaatatcggtaccgatattatcggcgatattgaccgatatttgaccgataacCACTATATCACCGatatcactgatatatcactgaattattggtgttaaattgctatatatataaattctgcattatattaaaattaccgatatcccaccgatatctcaccgagataacctatatttcaaataccggtccttgaccgatattcgaaattttaccgcattaactgcatagcacAATTAAAGCATTAATGATTGAACaattaaattgtaaaagaaaaAACTTACTGATCTAGGATTGTTGTGAACGATATCAACTACTTGCTGATTTGTCATGTGCTCCCATAATCCATCCGATGCAAAAACAATGAACTTGTCATCAGGTTTCAACTCTCTAGTGTACATAGACGGACCGTTTCCTAAAACGGGTCTTCGAATGGGTTCACGAAGGTGGAACCGTGGGTAAGATGCATCAAGAGCAAATTCTGGTTTCTTCAAGTACGCGTCTCCTATGGTCCTTGAAACCTAAAACCACAAGCAGAAAAGATGAAACCATTAAATACACAAGAGtaaaaatgccattttcatctcTTAGGTTTGGCCAGtattgcgactttcgtccaaaggtttgttcttccgcatttggatccaaaaggtttgaaatcttgtcatttttatccagctcgttaactccatccgttTTTATCCGTTAAGGTCagaggtatttccgtcttttttgttaacttaaaaagCAATTCGGTCCTTTTtaggggtattcggtctttttacataaagtaaaaaagatcgaattgccctttaagttagcaaaaaagacgaaaatacccgacttaacggagaaaaatggatggagttaacgagccggatgacaacggcaagatttcaaaccttttggatccaaatgcagaaaaacaaacctttggacgaaagtcgcaaaactggccaaacctcagggacgaaaatgacattttactcaatACACAATACAACAGATTCAGAGTGGCAAAATAggtcaaacgggttagtaacaAGTCAAAATGGGTCAAATACAGAACCTGAATAATGCCTTTGATACGCCACACGCCTTGTTTCATAACAACAATATGTGGATCATCGGGATGATCTTGCTTAAGCTCTTGTCTAATTTCATCCATACACGCATTATGGTCTTCAGTTATTTGTTCGGCTACAATTTTGTTCGATTTAGGCCTATTTAACTTCCCAATAACAGCTCTAGAATCGCCCATATTAGCAACATATAATGTGCCTTCAGATATTAACCCGGCTAGACAACAAGAACCCACAGCCGCCATCAATGGCTTTATCCCACAGCTCCTGCGCACCAACGATATGAATCCATCTTCGGTAGCGGAAACAGCGGTTTTAAGGATTTCTAAGGATATTAATCTTTTTTCTCGAACAATACCTGTTTAATATAAGAAACATAGTGAATCTGGTTAAGTAGATGACATTTTCTACTTGTTAATACTCATGCACCCACAAATAAGATATTAGAATAAATACACAGTTACACACAACTTATTAAAATAAAAAGCATGAATAATAATCTCAATGTACAACTAAAGAATCCCCGAGAAACAAGAtttttaaacatgctaaaatgtaTTTACCCTGCTTTCATTTTTTAGgtattataatataaaaaaaacagaagatattagaaaaaggttttaattATTCTATGTTTTATATAGAGTATGGTGTCATTTTCGTCCCTagggtttggtcaattttgcgactttcgtctaaaggtttgtttttccgcatctggatccgaaaggtttaaaatcttgtcattttcatctggctcgttaattCCATTCACTTTTTtcccgttaagtcaggggtatttatgtcttttttgctagcttaaagggcaattcggactttttcacttt
This genomic interval carries:
- the LOC110897602 gene encoding probable protein phosphatase 2C 68 is translated as MFSWVGKLASAALWLPLSLYARMNKDDSLDDDNDPLIWCKDLQKHAFGEFSFAVVQANEVLEDHSQVEVGHNATFIGVYDGHGGPEASRYICDHLFSHLVRIVREKRLISLEILKTAVSATEDGFISLVRRSCGIKPLMAAVGSCCLAGLISEGTLYVANMGDSRAVIGKLNRPKSNKIVAEQITEDHNACMDEIRQELKQDHPDDPHIVVMKQGVWRIKGIIQVSRTIGDAYLKKPEFALDASYPRFHLREPIRRPVLGNGPSMYTRELKPDDKFIVFASDGLWEHMTNQQVVDIVHNNPRSGIARRLVKSAINEAARKGKRRYDEVKKMEKGSRRAVHDDITVAVVFIDQHMNTDIDDVSMRGFTNSTTKSIFSTLQEIGKGASIG